Proteins from one Candida orthopsilosis Co 90-125, chromosome 2 draft sequence genomic window:
- a CDS encoding Bms1 GTPase, with product MEQQSNKAHRGATKKTGAKKKLHQNGQNKKAFAVAAPRKLERMARRSHDVNERKLHVPMVDRTPDDDPPPVIVAVVGPPGTGKSTLIKSLIRRLTKTTLTEIKGPITVVSGKRRRLTFIEVNNDLNSMIDVAKIADLVLLLIDGNYGLEMETMEFLNIAQHHGMPRVLGVATHLDLFKSQSTLRTSKKRLKHRFWTEVYQGAKLFYLSGVINGRYPDREILNLSRFISVMKFRPLKWRNEHPYLLGDRITDLTHPQLIAENPKCDRKVAIYGYLHGTPLPYQDANIHIAGVGDYTVSSVEKLPDPCPTPYFEQRLEELERERIKAAAESGEPLAKTTRRRKRLEDKQKIIYAPMSDVGGVLVDKDAVYIDVGDKESFNANNEDGEIKGEGETMVTNLQDVAKTMAERFEEGPGLQLFSNSSALRNEVSHGSDESEEEHGLLSDVDDDDNEETIVDTGRTSMRKARVYGKSVSEDDEFDDVESDEEGEDDFEDDEREPRLVEVEFDANKYNDKELEYVEDSALSSDEDDSSYKAAASRLKGSSKRKWDINKLIYMTNIDPADAIKRWMGEVDDDDEEEEDIEQDDGDFFKKKDVKESSEDLDSLRPKFPPVEELRKKFSANNEDDSDEEYENGYTILKKRLLTAPKLNDDENENGEADEAGEGDEDEELYGDFEDLEDEEGGQKSLNGKAAAGSDDDDDEGDEGDDFADFDAEEQAEGEEDALEQDENLTVDQKRQLNAAKKAKLKTQFEEEEDREFGADDPEGDTEAETWYEFQKNKMAKQLEINKAQYEEMDQQQRIKIEGYRAGSYVKIVFNSLPCEFVENFTPEYPLILGGLLATEMRFGIMNSRIRRHRWHKKILKSQDPLILSLGWRRFQTLPIYTTSDSRTRNRMLKYTPEHAYCFASFYGPLVAPNTTFVGFNIVDNKSTTGSFRVAATGIVEDVNSSVEIVKKLKLVGHPYKIYRNTAFIKDMFSNALEVAKFEGAQIRTVSGIRGEIKRALSKPDGYFRATFEDKILMSDTIFLKTWYPIKIKKFYNPVTSLLLSHHSEWKGMRLTGQVRAENNIATPLQDDSQYKKIERVERRFNPLRVPKSIQADLPFKSQIHQMKPQKKQSYMNKRAVVLGGEEKKARDLMQKIATIRKEKDVKRKTKKDEKFKEKLKKIVKNEELRKEKEKERKKEYFAKEGKKRRLGDENNGGGGKKRR from the coding sequence ATGGAGCAACAGTCCAATAAGGCTCATAGAGGAGCCACCAAGAAGACAGGAgccaaaaagaaactaCATCAAAATGgtcaaaataaaaaggCATTTGCAGTAGCAGCACCACgaaaattggaaagaatgGCAAGAAGATCACATGATGTTAATGAACGTAAATTACACGTGCCCATGGTTGACCGTACCCCTGATGATGATCCACCACCAGTCATAGTTGCCGTTGTTGGACCACCAGGTACTGGGAAATCAACCTTGATTAAATCATTAATTAGACGATTGACAAAGACAACATTGACTGAAATTAAAGGGCCCATAACTGTGGTTAGTGGAAAAAGAAGACGATTGACTTTTATTGAAGTGAATAATGATTTGAACTCAATGATTGACGTGGCCAAGATTGCCGATTTAGTACTTCTTTTAATCGATGGAAACTATGGATTGGAAATGGAAACAATGGAGTTTTTAAACATTGCTCAACATCATGGTATGCCTAGAGTATTAGGAGTAGCTACTCATTTAgatcttttcaaatcacaatCAACTTTAAGAACATCGaaaaagagattgaaaCATAGATTTTGGACTGAAGTTTATCAGGGTGCTAAATTATTTTACCTCTCAGGTGTCATTAATGGTCGTTATCCTGATCGAGAAATTCTCAACTTGAGTAGGTTTATATCGGTTATGAAGTTTAGACCTTTGAAATGGAGAAATGAACACCCTTACTTGTTGGGTGATCGAATCACTGATCTAACTCATCCGCAATTGATTGCTGAAAATCCTAAATGTGATCGAAAAGTGGCCATTTACGGGTACCTTCATGGTACTCCATTACCTTATCAAGATGCTAATATCCACATTGCTGGTGTTGGTGATTATACAGTATCATCAGTGGAGAAATTACCTGATCCTTGTCCCACGCCATATTTCGAACAACGTTTGGAAGAATTAGAAAGGGAAAGAATTAAGGCTGCTGCTGAACTGGGCGAACCTTTAGCTAAGACgacaagaagaagaaaaagattggaagataaacaaaagatcaTATACGCACCAATGTCTGATGTTGGTGGAgttcttgttgataaagatgCTGTTTATATAGATGTTGGTGATAAGGAAAGTTTTAATGCTaataatgaagatggtgaaaTCAAGGGAGAAGGTGAAACTATGGTTACTAATTTACAAGATGTTGCTAAAACCATGGCAGAACGATTTGAAGAAGGTCCAGGTttacaattgttttcaaattcaagtgCATTGAGAAACGAAGTATCGCATGGTAGTGATGAGAGCGAAGAAGAACACGGGCTTTTATCTGATgtcgatgatgatgataatgaagagACTATTGTTGATACTGGTAGAACATCAATGAGGAAAGCTAGAGTTTATGGAAAATCAGTTTCAGAAGATGACGAATTTGACGATGTTGAATCTGACGAAGAAGGTGAAGAcgattttgaagatgatgaaagaGAGCCTAGATTGGTTGAGGTTGAGTTTGATGCTAACAAGTATAATGACAAGGAATTGGAATACGTTGAAGATTCAGCACTTTCTTCAGACGAAGATGACAGTTCGTACAAAGCTGCAGCTTCCAGATTGAAAGGATCTAGCAAGAGAAAATGGgatatcaacaaattgatctACATGACAAATATAGACCCTGCCGATGCCATCAAAAGATGGATGggtgaagttgatgatgacgatgaggaagaagaggataTTGAGCAAGATGATGGAGATtttttcaagaagaagGATGTAAAGGAACTGAGTGAGGATTTGGATAGCTTAAGGCCCAAATTTCCACCAGTCGAGgaattgagaaaaaaattctCAGcaaataatgaagatgatagTGATGAGGAGTATGAGAATGGGTATactattttgaaaaagagattATTGACTgcaccaaaattgaacgatgatgaaaatgaaaatggcGAAGCAGATGAAGCAGGTGAAGGCgacgaagatgaagaattaTATGGAGATTTTGAAGACttggaagatgaagaaggtgGTCAAAAGTCGTTAAATGGAAAAGCGGCTGCTGGAAGTgacgacgatgatgacgaagGTGATGAAGGTGACGATTTTGCTGACTTTGACGCCGAGGAACAAGCcgaaggagaagaagacGCACTTGAACAAGATGAGAACCTTACAGTTGATCAAAAACGTCAATTAAACGCCGCCAAAAAggccaaattgaaaactcaatttgaagaagaagaagatcgTGAATTTGGCGCAGATGACCCTGAAGGTGACACTGAAGCTGAAACCTGGtatgaatttcaaaaaaataaaatggccaagcaattggaaattaaCAAGGCTCAATATGAAGAAATGGATCAGCAACAACGAATCAAAATCGAAGGGTATCGTGCTGGATCATATGTCAagattgttttcaattcattgccttgtgaatttgttgaaaatttcactCCTGAATATCCATTGATTCTTGGTGGATTATTGGCTACTGAAATGAGATTCGGTATTATGAATTCAAGAATCAGAAGACATAGATGGCAcaagaagattttgaaatctcAGGATCCGTTAATTTTATCATTGGGGTGGCGTCGATTTCAAACATTACCCATATACACCACATCTGattcaagaacaagaaacaGAATGTTGAAATACACTCCTGAGCATGCTTATTGCTTTGCATCATTCTATGGTCCATTAGTTGCTCCAAACACTACATTTGTAGGGttcaatattgttgataataaaTCAACCACTGGGTCTTTTAGAGTAGCTGCAACTGGTATCGTTGAAGACGTAAATTCGtcagttgaaattgtcaagaaattgaaattggttggTCATCCATATAAGATTTATCGAAATACTGCATTTATCAAGGATATGTTTTCCAATGCTTTAGAAGTTGCTAAATTTGAAGGAGCTCAAATTAGAACGGTTAGTGGAATTCGAGGAGAAATCAAACGAGCATTATCTAAACCGGATGGATATTTCCGAGCTACTTTTGAAGACAAGATCTTGATGTCGGATACCATTTTTCTCAAGACTTGGTACCccatcaaaatcaagaaattttaCAACCCCGTTACATCATTGCTATTGAGCCATCATTCCGAATGGAAAGGTATGAGATTAACGGGACAAGTACGTGCTGAAAACAACATTGCTACTCCGTTACAAGATGATTCTCAATACAAGAAAATTGAACGAGTTGAAAGAAGATTTAATCCATTGAGAGTACCAAAATCGATTCAAGCTGATTTACCATTCAAGtctcaaattcatcaaatgaaaccacaaaagaaacaaagtTATATGAACAAGAGGGCAGTGGTATTGGGTGGCGAAGAAAAGAAGGCTCGTGatttgatgcaaaagatTGCTACTATTCGTAAAGAAAAGGATGTTAAACGAAAGACCAAAAAGGATGAAAAGTTTAAggagaagttgaagaagattgTCAAGAATGAAGAGTTGagaaaagagaaggaaaaagaGCGAAAGAAGGAATATTTTGCCAAGGAAGGTAAAAAGAGAAGACTCGGTGATGAAAACAACGGAGGTGGAggtaaaaaaagaagataa
- a CDS encoding Cse4 centromere-associated protein, producing the protein MADQPTNATNPSTINARGDMTPQERQLHELRRQRQELRRQQQLRAQQRAQQQGTALAAATEGSPAQSPFARRAQAQGATTGAMRSPFQSPFARTRDQQQQGQAQSESIQRVTREEGLVPSRPAATGASGFSRPSPRIGADIAASLTSVRRTSRVEERPGDTTRSTSTAIRREVRTEQSPPFPAAGTGGGGTNLPPPSPPRRVPSPPVAGPSAQLPPPRPQASFNTTTAGSPAGEHRRVTGSTGRKTVPGTITSASSRRAQASTSSNLRQRPRQPSGTASTTTSQLPPQAQSQRTRTAPRVKKRYRPGTLALREIRHFQKSTDLLLRKLPFARLIKEISLDFVGPEYGLRWQSNAILALQEASETYLVHLLEDTNLCAIHAKRVTIMQKDMQLARRLRGRYTI; encoded by the coding sequence aTGGCTGATCAACCAACAAATGCCACAAATCCAAGCACTATCAATGCAAGAGGAGATATGACACCTCAAGAACGACAGCTTCATGAATTAAGGAGGCAAAGACAGGAGCTAAGgcgtcaacaacaactacgTGCACAACAAAGAgctcaacaacaaggtACAGCATTAGCGGCAGCTACTGAAGGTTCGCCAGCTCAATCACCATTTGCTCGAAGAGCTCAAGCACAAGGAGCAACAACAGGAGCAATGAGGTCGCCATTTCAATCGCCATTTGCGAGGACGAgagatcaacaacaacaaggaCAAGCGCAGTCGGAGAGTATACAGAGGGTAACAAGAGAAGAAGGATTGGTACCATCACGCCCAGCTGCTACTGGTGCTAGTGGATTTTCGAGACCATCGCCAAGGATTGGAGCCGATATAGCAGCGTCATTGACATCAGTACGAAGAACAAGTCGTGTGGAAGAACGTCCTGGGGATACCACCAGGTCGACTTCAACTGCAATAAGGCGGGAAGTAAGGACAGAACAATCACCACCTTTTCCAGCTGCAGGTAcaggaggaggaggaacAAATTTGCCTCCACCGTCTCCACCAAGACGTGTACCTTCACCACCAGTTGCTGGACCTAGTGCACAACTACCTCCACCAAGACCCCAAGCTTCATTTAATACAACAACTGCTGGATCTCCAGCAGGAGAACATCGGAGGGTGACGGGATCTACTGGGCGTAAAACTGTACCGGGCACAATTACATCAGCTTCCTCAAGAAGAGCACAAGCATCAACATCGTCCAACTTACGACAACGACCCCGTCAGCCATCAGGAACTGCATCCACAACCACTTCTCAATTACCGCCACAAGCCCAATCCCAACGTACAAGAACAGCACCACGTGTCAAAAAAAGATATAGACCAGGTACGTTGGCACTTCGAGAAATTcgtcattttcaaaaatcaaccGACTTGTTACTACGTAAATTACCATTTGCAAGattgatcaaagaaatttcaCTTGATTTCGTTGGTCCTGAATATGGTCTCAGATGGCAACTGAATGCAATTTTAGCATTACAAGAAGCACTGGAAACTTATTTGGTCCATCTTTTGGAAGATACTAATTTATGTGCAATTCATGCTAAACGAGTCACTATTATGCAAAAAGATATGCAATTGGCAAGAAGGTTGAGGGGTAGGTACACCATTTAA
- a CDS encoding Arp9 protein (protein similar to S. cerevisiae Arp3p, a component of the Arp2/3 complex involved in processes): MPLYKEDNFLIIQPGSEYTLFTFGLKDSLSPPQFRIPTVVYKEQDTNQYLSTPSDNTTEINPIKLGKIVDLDAFNALIQIVLSSVIQQHPILTINQIPLLIIVPSLAWSRRQLEYVTKFVFETLEITAFNILDLSLGATFSFASTVNSIVVNIADDNVQIVPVIGYQSVKFAGEYIPGKGGITLDEELKIKFPNFTPQQIEDLKFSGIFEFLLEGEESIGDINPDADMDTEDPSEFDVAKVLTDDNGQQKEEVDETQVKSNKELEKNYFIDSSTQEKVWVGKERFTTDSKLIGIVASGIYKTLLRINDLDKRQDCYDNIILVGSSVQVPGLKQKIYAYLLHNYLVKEPVTTNGAANTQNNINSAIAKYQQTDDAQEGDSQSAMSQVPYRIRFTKIPDYFPEWKKPKEKGGSWHDCFFLGGEIYAKQIFSGGSHHHNKELFIGSEMYEERGPQSIWDVSI, encoded by the coding sequence ATGCCATTGTACAAAGAAGATAATTTTCTCATAATACAGCCCGGTTCAGAGTATACTCTATTCACATTTGGGTTGAAGGATTCCCTATCGCCACCACAATTCAGAATTCCAACCGTCGTATACAAAGAACAAGACACCAACCAATACTTGTCTACACCGAGTGACAACACCACCGAAATCAACCCTATCAAACTCGGGAAAATAGTTGACTTGGATGCATTCAATGCATTGATACAGATTGTGTTATCGAGTgtgattcaacaacatccaaTTTTAACTATCAATCAAATACCATTATTAATCATTGTACCTTCGTTAGCATGGTCAAGAAGACAACTCGAATATGTaaccaaatttgtttttgagACTTTAGAAATTACAGCTTTCAatattttggatttgagTCTTGGTGCTACTTTTAGTTTTGCCAGTACTGTTAATTCAATAGTTGTCAATATTGCTGACGATAATGTTCAAATTGTACCGGTTATTGGATACCAAAGTGTCAAATTTGCCGGTGAGTACATCCCAGGAAAAGGTGGTATCACATTGgatgaagagttgaaaataaaatttccaaatttcacaccacaacaaattgaggatttgaaatttagtGGTATATTTGAATTCTTGCTTGAAGGGGAAGAATCAATTGGAGATATAAATCCTGATGCAGATATGGATACTGAAGATCCTAGTGAGTTTGATGTAGCAAAAGTTTTGACTGATGATAACGGACAACAAAAggaagaagttgatgaaacaCAAGTGAAATCGAATaaagaattggagaaaaaCTATTTTATTGACTCTTCTACACAAGAGAAGGTTTGGGTTGGCAAAGAACGATTTACAACAGACTCTAAATTGATTGGCATCGTTGCTAGTGGAATTTACAAGACATTATTAAGAATCAATGATCTTGACAAGAGACAAGATTGTTATGATAATATTATCCTTGTTGGTTCATCAGTTCAGGTACCCGGCTTGAAGCAGAAAATATATGCCTATTTACTCCACAATTACTTGGTCAAAGAACCAGTTACGACCAATGGTGCTGCCAACAcccaaaacaatatcaattcaGCCATTGCCAAGTATCAACAAACTGATGATGCACAAGAAGGGGATTCGCAACTGGCTATGAGTCAAGTACCTTATCGTATTAGATTTACCAAAATCCCTGACTATTTTCCTGAATGgaaaaaaccaaaagagAAAGGAGGATCATGGCATGACTGTTTTTTCCTTGGAGGTGAAATTTATGCTAAACAAATTTTCTCAGGAGGTTCGCATCATCACAATAAGGAGTTGTTTATTGGTAGTGAGATGTATGAAGAAAGGGGTCCACAAAGTATTTGGGATGTAAGTATTTAG
- a CDS encoding Cdc9 protein (S. cerevisiae homolog CDC9 has DNA ligase (ATP) activity and has role in base-excision DNA recombination, mitotic cell cycle, lagging strand elongation, nucleotide-excision repair, DNA ligation) — MNYLREGRVNLISTLIKRGNYQYRIMAQQQSIARFFGGTASLDAKRKKTSSPPSTQKESTTTPKNLKSSDPITSPDSSPKLKKQKLNGEENKDDADSKSESNSDSELNNKHASETEAKKLIELSEFQQKQNKQDRHTLSSSKIPYSSLTDIMEKIESESSRLKITAIISQYFLEILQSQNEVSKLVKIVYLFINRLGPDYEPDLELGLGETLLVKAISEGYGRTPAKIRQDLKEYGDLGIVAQKSRSGQRTMFKPTSLDVDTVFDNLTKIAKSTGKDSQSKKIGIINKMLTACDVKHSEAKFLIRSLENKLRIGLAGPTILVGLAQAFVNYENSKQEKPKRVSPEKLAEAEDIVKEAYTRIPNYQILIENAYKYGVFNLLDHCKLTPGIPLKPMLAKPTKSMSEVLDRFQDEKFTCEYKYDGERAQIHLLPNGDVRIYSRNSEDMSQRYPDLISIIREFSKAQEHTSLILDCEAVAWDRINKKILPFQVLSTRKRKDVNELDITVHICLFAFDLLYYNNESLLTKSLSERRSIMFTHLHPLEGKFQFATSKDSTSLEVLQQFLDQSVHDSCEGLMVKMLEGSESYYEPSKRSRNWLKLKKDYLAGVGDSLDLVVIGAYNGKGKRTGTYGGFLLATYNQDTGDLETTCKIGTGFSDEMLTQLYQKLHPSEIPRPKEYFVYDKTNSNAVPDVWFEPTMLFEVLTADLSLSPIYKAAHNEYGKGISLRFPRFLRIRDDKAIEDATSSTDVAEFYERQAHVQNI; from the coding sequence ATGAACTATTTAAGAGAAGGCAGGGTTAATTTAATATCAACGTTAATCAAGAGGGgaaattatcaatataGAATCATggcacaacaacaatcgATTGCACGTTTCTTTGGTGGAACTGCTTCTTTAGATGCtaagagaaagaaaacatCGAGTCCACCATCTACACAAAAGGAATCCACTACAACACCAAAGAACTTAAAAAGTTCTGATCCGATTACATCGCCTGATTCATCgccaaaattgaagaaacaaaagttgaaCGGTGAAGAGAACAAGGATGATGCTGACAGCAAAAGTGAGTCGAATTCTGATTCTGAATTAAACAACAAGCACGCTTCAGAGACAGAGGCAAAGAAACTAATTGAACTAAGTGAATTTCAGCAAAAACAGAACAAACAAGACAGGCACACATTATCATCACTGAAAATTCCTTATTCATCATTAACTGATATaatggaaaagattgaGTCGGAATCATCACGATTGAAAATCACGGCAATTATATCACAATACTTTCTCGAAATTCTCCAATCACAAAATGAGGTGTCAAAATTAgtcaaaattgtttatttattcATCAATAGATTAGGTCCTGATTACGAACCTGATTTGGAACTTGGCTTAGGTGAAACATTATTGGTGAAAGCTATAAGTGAAGGATACGGACGTACACCCGCTAAAATCAGACAAGATTTAAAAGAGTATGGAGATTTAGGAATTGTTGCTCAGAAATCACGGAGTGGACAACGAACAATGTTTAAACCAACTAGTCTAGATGTTGATACAgtatttgataatttgacAAAGATTGCCAAATCCACGGGAAAAGACTCCcaatcaaagaaaattggaATTATTAATAAAATGTTAACTGCTTGTGATGTTAAACATAGTGAAGCGAAATTTCTAATACGTTCATTGGAGAACAAATTAAGAATTGGATTAGCTGGGCCCACGATACTAGTTGGATTAGCCCAAGCATTTGTAAATTATGAAAATCTGAAGCAAGAGAAACCAAAGAGGGTGAGTCCCGAGAAGTTAGCTGAAGCTGAGGATATCGTCAAGGAAGCATACACAAGAATTCCCAATTATCAaatcttgattgaaaatgcatACAAATATGGTGTATTCAACTTGTTGGACCATTGCAAATTGACACCTGGTATTCCCTTGAAACCAATGTTGGCCAAACCCACTAAATCAATGAGTGAAGTATTGGATCGTTTCcaagatgaaaaattcaCTTGTGAATATAAATATGATGGAGAACGAGCtcaaattcatttgttGCCTAATGGCGATGTACGTATTTACTCGAGAAATTCAGAGGATATGTCACAACGGTATCCCGATTTGATTTCTATTATAAGAGAATTTAGTAAAGCTCAAGAACACacttcattgattttggattgCGAGGCTGTTGCATGGGATagaatcaacaagaaaattttaCCATTTCAAGTACTTTCGAcgaggaaaagaaaagatgTTAACGAGCTAGACATCACTGTCCACATTTGCCTTTTTGCGTTTGATTTGCTTTACTACAATAATGAATCTTTGTTAACTAAGTCGTTACTGGAAAGAAGATCAATCATGTTTACTCATCTTCATCCCTTAGAAggcaaatttcaatttgccACATCAAAggattcaacttcattagAAGtccttcaacaattcctTGATCAAAGTGTCCATGATTCATGTGAAGGTCTAATGGTGAAGATGCTTGAAGGTTCCGAATCGTACTACGAGCCATCGAAGAGATCACGtaattggttgaaattgaaaaaggattATTTAGCTGGAGTGGGCGATTCATTGGATCTTGTTGTCATTGGTGCATATAATGGAAAGGGGAAACGTACAGGAACTTATGGTGGGTTCTTACTTGCTACATATAATCAAGATACTGGAGATTTAGAAACTACATGTAAGATCGGTACTGGGTTCAGTGATGAAATGTTGACACAATTGTATCAGAAATTGCACCCACTGGAGATCCCTAGACCAAAGGAGTATTTTGTATATGACAAGACAAACTCCAATGCAGTGCCTGATGTGTGGTTTGAGCCAACAATGTTGTTTGAGGTATTGACGGCCGATTTATCCTTGAGTCCGATATACAAAGCAGCTCATAATGAATATGGAAAGGGAATCAGTTTGAGGTTCCCTCGGTTCTTACGAATTAGAGATGATAAAGCGATTGAAGATGCTACCAGTTCAACCGACGTTGCTGAGTTCTACGAACGTCAAGCACATGTACAAAATATTTAA
- a CDS encoding Sct1 glycerol-3-phosphate O-acyltransferase: protein MAGLPIMKYQRPPWYRLAGYDLLLWALSIVMDCFFREIRPRGAFKIPREGPVIFVAAPHHNQFVDPIILSGQIKKEANRRISFLIAAKSYHMNFVGHMAKCQLSIPVVRPQDNLTKGSGKIFVDKNDPCHILGKGTKFTEECMVRGLLALPQSLGANEILEIKSDNELYIRKPFKQTDQINELLSNGTSFKKADKIDQKQVYQMVFDHLSDNGSIGIFPEGGSHDRTDLLPLKAGVAVMALGAMENNPNCNVKVVPCGMNYFHAHKFRSRAVVEFGDPIIIPKELVKKYANPETTAEAVKDLLALITSGLKAVTVTCQDYETLMLVQAGRRLYAGNFAQQLPLPLIVEMNRRLVIGYEHYKDEPKVQEVKKRVLEYNDLLKTLHLPDHHVEDCQDEGYKAKLLPILVYRVFKLIILFILALPGATLFSPVFLSSKIISRKKAKEALANSIVKIQANDVIATWKILVAMGIAPIVYSFYASIGTYYCSTHGLLSSFGLFWLWIFLYICGVFVTYSALLTGEQGMDLFKSIRPLYLSITSGSAIKRLKKMRRELSEEITDVVNTYGPELFPKDFNLLELKNSLRISDDVEYVDSDEEEEKKTQEMRNRRKLRRKAERKLHVNEVVDTSKSDEVGTEMSESLSHSSSMSDGISLLNTEANSYTNLPIFSDYSLHKNVTNKNLDLDPQSNLNSSATLYDDHKQHIDLQQRHTYVSSPLRGRPSLSKNPSEEQFELNFPNKSSLKDKIFDKMKQKRTQS, encoded by the coding sequence ATGGCTGGTTTACCCATTATGAAATACCAGCGGCCTCCATGGTATAGATTAGCCGGTTATGATTTACTACTTTGGGCATTATCCATTGTAATGGACTGTTTCTTTCGAGAAATTCGTCCACGGGGCGCATTCAAAATCCCTCGAGAAGGTCCCGTTATATTCGTTGCTGCACctcatcataatcaatttgttgatccAATTATCCTACTGGgacaaatcaaaaaggaAGCTAATCGAAGAATATCCTTTTTAATCGCTGCTAAATCGTACCATATGAATTTTGTTGGACATATGGCTAAATGTCAATTGAGTATTCCTGTTGTTAGACCTCAGGacaatttgacaaaagGGTCAGGTAAGATATTTGTTGATAAGAATGATCCTTGTCATATCTTGGGGAAAGGTACAAAATTCACTGAGGAATGTATGGTAAGAGGTTTACTTGCATTACCTCAGTCACTTGGTGctaatgaaattttggaaatcaaaTCTGATAATGAATTGTATATTAGAAAACCCTTCAAACAAActgatcaaatcaatgaGTTATTGTCCAATGGaacatcattcaaaaaagCTGATaagattgatcaaaaacAGGTTTATCAAATGGTATTTGATCATTTACTGGACAATGGAAGTATTGGTATTTTCCCTGAAGGTGGATCCCATGATCGTACCGATTTATTACCTTTGAAAGCTGGTGTTGCGGTAATGGCTTTAGGTGCAATGGAAAATAACCCCAATTGTAATGTTAAAGTTGTTCCTTGTGGTATGAATTATTTCCATGCTCACAAGTTTAGATCTAGAGCAGTTGTGGAATTTGGTGATCCAATAATCATCCCCAAGGAATTGGTTAAAAAATATGCCAATCCAGAAACTACTGCTGAAGCAGTTAAGGATTTATTAGCATTGATTACATCTGGTTTGAAAGCGGTTACGGTAACATGTCAAGATTATGAGACCCTAATGTTGGTTCAAGCAGGAAGGAGATTATATGCAGGTAATTTTGCTCAACAATTGCCATTACCGTTGATTGTGGAAATGAATAGACGATTGGTTATTGGTTATGAACATTATAAAGATGAGCCAAAGGTACAAgaagtgaaaaaaagaGTCTTGGAATACAATGATTTACTAAAGACTTTGCATTTACCTGATCATCATGTTGAAGATTGTCAAGACGAAGGATACAAGGCCAAGCTCTTGCCCATTTTGGTATACCGCGTCTTCAAGTTGATCATCTTATTCATTTTAGCATTACCTGGAGCAACGCTTTTCTCTCCCGTGTTTCTATCATCGAAAATAATATCACGTAAAAAGGCAAAAGAAGCATTGGCAAATTCAATAGTCAAGATTCAAGCAAATGACGTTATTGCCacttggaaaattttggttgCCATGGGTATTGCGCCTATTGTATATTCCTTCTATGCATCAATTGGAACTTATTACTGCTCCACTCATGGTCTCTTGTCCTcatttggtttgttttgGCTTTGGATCTTCTTGTACATTTGTGGTGTGTTTGTCACTTACAGTGCATTATTAACTGGTGAACAAGGAATGGATTTATTTAAATCAATTAGGCCATTGTACCTTTCCATCACTTCAGGGTCGGCTATCAAGcgtttgaagaaaatgagaCGTGAATTGAGTGAAGAAATCACTGATGTGGTAAACACATATGGCCCGGAATTATTCCCcaaagatttcaatttgcttgaattgaaaaactcgTTACGAATTTCTGACGATGTTGAATATGTTGATTctgatgaggaagaagagaaaaagacTCAAGAAATGAGAAATAGAAGGAAATTGAGACGTAAAGCAGAACGCAAATTACACGttaatgaagttgttgacaCTTCAAAATCGGATGAAGTTGGCACAGAAATGAGCGAATCGTTATCtcattcatcatcaatgtcTGATGGTATTTCATTACTCAACACAGAAGCTAATTCATATACAAACTTGCCCATTTTCAGTGATTACAGCTTACACAAGAATGTCACTAATAAAAACCTTGATTTGGATCCACAATCGAATCTTAATTCGAGTGCTACGTTGTACGATGATCACAAACAACATATTGATCTACAACAGCGTCATACTTATGTATCTTCACCATTACGTGGACGACCAAGTTTATCTAAAAACCCATCAGaagaacaatttgaattgaattttcCAAACAAGTCGTCATTGAAAGATAAgatatttgataaaatgaaacaaaagagaacACAACTGTAA